From Pseudothermotoga thermarum DSM 5069, a single genomic window includes:
- a CDS encoding secondary thiamine-phosphate synthase enzyme YjbQ, with translation MRVKNVKVLNVRTSQRDEFVDITSMVQRIVDESGVKSGICVVFVPHTTAGVTINEGYDQSVKFDILKKLSQLVPLNDNYRHSEGNSDSHIKASLIGSSVCVPIFDGKLTLGTWQRIFLCEFDGPRSRTVYVQIVQA, from the coding sequence ATGAGGGTGAAAAACGTGAAAGTTCTGAACGTAAGAACTTCTCAAAGAGACGAATTTGTGGATATAACGAGCATGGTGCAGCGAATAGTTGATGAATCAGGAGTTAAAAGTGGTATTTGTGTTGTTTTTGTTCCCCATACTACTGCCGGTGTAACTATCAACGAAGGTTATGATCAATCTGTGAAATTTGATATATTGAAAAAATTGTCCCAACTTGTTCCTTTGAACGATAACTATAGGCATTCAGAAGGTAACTCAGATTCACACATAAAAGCCTCTTTGATTGGAAGTTCAGTTTGTGTGCCCATCTTCGACGGGAAACTCACCCTTGGAACTTGGCAAAGGATTTTCTTATGCGAATTCGATGGACCTAGAAGTAGAACTGTTTATGTTCAAATTGTTCAAGCTTAA
- a CDS encoding cell division topological specificity factor MinE, with amino-acid sequence MWLFGLFKRRKKEKSRETAYKRLEAILQRRRPVAVTEIVPKSEFEENSEKIKEKIISWVSDTFKVDPQKVKVDFEEHNGYIVIITNVMFE; translated from the coding sequence ATGTGGTTGTTTGGATTGTTCAAAAGAAGAAAGAAGGAAAAAAGCAGAGAAACGGCGTACAAAAGGTTGGAAGCAATTTTACAGCGTCGAAGACCTGTCGCAGTGACAGAAATCGTTCCAAAAAGTGAGTTTGAAGAAAATTCTGAAAAAATCAAGGAGAAAATCATCTCTTGGGTTAGCGATACTTTCAAGGTAGACCCGCAAAAAGTGAAAGTCGATTTTGAAGAGCACAATGGGTATATAGTGATAATAACAAACGTCATGTTCGAATGA
- the minD gene encoding septum site-determining protein MinD → MAKVFVVTSGKGGVGKTTITANLGCTLAKFGEKVCLIDADIGLKNLDVVLGLENRVVYTLLDVVNGKVSPQDALVRHKQIRNLYLLAASQVATKEMVSPEDMKAIVKSLYPNFDYIIIDSPAGIERGFRNAVAPAEQALIVTTPEIPAISDADRVVGLLENFGFTEKTMKVILNRFKIKMVKAGEMLTQEDVKATLALDIIGIVPDSEEVIIATNKGLPVVLNGDFGISKVFENIAKRIKGEDIPLEEDIAQMSEKGFLTFFKNLFGRKRG, encoded by the coding sequence GTGGCAAAGGTTTTCGTTGTCACCTCTGGGAAGGGTGGCGTAGGTAAGACAACCATCACGGCAAATTTAGGTTGTACCCTCGCAAAATTTGGAGAAAAGGTTTGCTTGATAGATGCGGATATCGGTTTGAAAAACTTGGACGTTGTTCTTGGATTAGAAAACCGCGTGGTTTACACCTTACTGGATGTTGTGAATGGAAAAGTTAGTCCCCAGGATGCTCTTGTTAGACATAAACAAATTAGGAATTTGTACTTGCTCGCAGCATCACAAGTTGCAACCAAAGAAATGGTATCGCCGGAGGATATGAAAGCCATCGTGAAAAGTTTGTATCCAAACTTCGATTACATAATAATCGATTCTCCCGCCGGGATAGAAAGAGGTTTTAGAAACGCTGTGGCTCCGGCCGAACAAGCTTTGATCGTAACCACACCGGAAATACCAGCCATATCTGATGCTGACAGAGTGGTCGGTTTGCTTGAAAATTTTGGATTCACCGAAAAAACGATGAAGGTAATTTTGAACCGATTCAAAATAAAAATGGTTAAGGCGGGAGAAATGCTAACTCAAGAGGATGTCAAAGCTACCTTGGCCTTGGACATCATAGGTATTGTGCCCGATTCCGAAGAGGTTATCATAGCTACGAACAAAGGTCTTCCTGTGGTTTTAAACGGTGATTTTGGGATTTCAAAGGTTTTTGAAAACATAGCAAAAAGGATCAAGGGAGAAGACATTCCACTGGAGGAAGACATCGCTCAGATGTCTGAAAAAGGTTTTCTGACCTTTTTCAAAAACCTCTTCGGAAGGAAAAGGGGATGA
- a CDS encoding CBS domain-containing protein: MLAKYWMNPDFPHVKTGATVQEALSVMRKNRTDYCVLLDENNVFQGFVYRANIAEVQMDSPVDSFVAFPDYYVYEDSYIEEVALTFRESHETCLAVVDKNLVMKGVLTLSEILDAFVAMTAMDEPGTRILLKLEDKPGELKKVLDVLAENKMNVLAVNTVKDNGYRRVSIKVDIKDPKVVEKVLQTYGVKYEKLAKEEGF; the protein is encoded by the coding sequence ATGTTGGCAAAGTATTGGATGAATCCTGATTTTCCACATGTAAAAACAGGTGCAACTGTTCAAGAAGCACTTTCAGTTATGAGGAAAAACAGAACTGATTATTGCGTGCTTTTGGATGAGAACAATGTTTTCCAAGGATTTGTTTACCGTGCAAACATTGCTGAAGTACAAATGGATTCACCTGTTGACAGCTTTGTGGCTTTTCCAGATTATTACGTCTACGAGGACAGTTACATCGAAGAGGTTGCTTTAACGTTTAGAGAGTCACATGAAACTTGTCTAGCTGTTGTCGATAAAAACCTCGTTATGAAAGGTGTTTTGACTTTATCAGAGATTTTGGATGCTTTTGTCGCCATGACCGCTATGGATGAACCTGGAACGAGAATCCTTTTGAAGCTTGAAGACAAACCTGGAGAATTGAAAAAGGTACTAGATGTTTTGGCGGAAAATAAGATGAATGTGTTGGCAGTTAACACTGTCAAGGACAACGGTTATAGAAGAGTTTCGATAAAAGTCGATATAAAAGATCCAAAAGTAGTGGAAAAGGTCCTACAAACGTATGGAGTAAAGTACGAAAAACTGGCAAAGGAGGAAGGCTTCTGA
- a CDS encoding undecaprenyl-diphosphate phosphatase: MALVQGATEFLPVSSSGHIVLLGNLFKVETDVSLTVLLHLGTLLAILIFAAKHILRVLKKPRLIFLVILSTLPAALIGIAFDEIIEKTFQKLEYLPVFFCITALLLALASAKNGSKTMEEMKALDSLIIGIFQAAAIFPGVSRSGATIAAAILLGFDKKDSLGYSFLLAIPAITGAGLLKAETFKIADLYLLLLSFVSGLVALFVLRKIVLANKLKVFSVYCLVVALMSYLLR, from the coding sequence ATAGCCTTAGTTCAAGGTGCTACCGAGTTTTTGCCTGTTTCAAGCTCTGGGCATATAGTCTTGCTTGGAAACCTTTTTAAGGTAGAAACCGATGTTTCCCTAACTGTTTTGCTTCATCTTGGAACACTGCTTGCAATTTTGATTTTTGCAGCAAAACATATCCTACGAGTTTTAAAGAAACCAAGGTTGATTTTCCTTGTGATTTTGTCAACTCTGCCGGCTGCTTTGATTGGAATTGCATTTGATGAAATAATCGAAAAGACTTTTCAAAAGTTGGAATATTTACCGGTATTCTTTTGCATAACTGCTTTGCTCTTGGCTTTGGCAAGCGCAAAAAATGGTTCAAAAACGATGGAAGAAATGAAAGCTTTGGACTCTTTGATCATAGGAATCTTTCAAGCTGCTGCAATTTTTCCGGGAGTATCAAGAAGCGGTGCAACCATAGCTGCTGCAATACTCCTTGGTTTTGACAAAAAAGATTCTTTGGGATATTCCTTTTTGCTCGCAATACCAGCTATAACTGGTGCCGGATTGTTGAAAGCCGAAACTTTCAAAATAGCAGATTTGTATCTTCTTTTACTTAGTTTTGTTTCAGGATTGGTTGCACTTTTTGTTCTAAGAAAAATCGTACTTGCGAACAAACTTAAGGTGTTTTCAGTTTATTGTCTCGTGGTGGCTTTGATGAGTTATCTTTTGAGGTGA
- a CDS encoding MBL fold metallo-hydrolase, which translates to MHVKFEVLIPGGTIRVSPYVFAPYSTVCLLYDEKRLILIDPGGFPAYEALEKVLMEKNIKPEDVSDILITHVHMDHIFNTVFFKNATVYVHEKALERKYADFGPLSGKLYSNVVYSWKQVQTLKGGETLFNCVNVYFTPYHSSDHLSFLIETENMGKVFVTGDICLTRIDYYEMIKGYRNDDAAKFIREMSKNCDWIVFPHGEPLKVGQKERG; encoded by the coding sequence ATGCATGTGAAATTTGAAGTGTTAATACCAGGTGGAACGATCAGGGTAAGCCCTTATGTTTTTGCTCCTTATTCAACAGTATGCCTTTTGTACGATGAAAAAAGGCTTATTTTGATTGATCCTGGTGGCTTTCCTGCCTATGAAGCTTTGGAAAAGGTTTTGATGGAGAAGAACATCAAACCAGAAGATGTTTCAGACATTTTGATAACACATGTTCATATGGATCACATATTCAACACGGTTTTCTTCAAAAATGCTACAGTTTACGTTCACGAAAAAGCTTTGGAAAGAAAGTACGCTGACTTTGGGCCATTATCTGGTAAATTGTATTCAAACGTTGTATATTCTTGGAAACAAGTTCAAACTCTAAAGGGTGGAGAAACGTTGTTTAATTGCGTCAATGTTTATTTTACGCCGTATCATTCTTCGGATCACCTTTCGTTTTTGATTGAAACTGAGAACATGGGGAAGGTTTTTGTGACAGGAGATATATGTCTGACCAGGATCGATTACTACGAAATGATCAAAGGTTACAGAAACGACGATGCGGCGAAATTTATAAGAGAAATGTCAAAAAACTGCGATTGGATTGTTTTTCCACACGGTGAGCCTTTGAAAGTGGGGCAAAAAGAAAGAGGGTGA
- a CDS encoding carboxymuconolactone decarboxylase family protein translates to MIEEFVNYRERLNKLINEKGNLHTKRFFNLDSQVYADGALSAKTKEMLGLVASMVLRCNDCILYHLIRLVQLGATDDELFEAFNVALVVGGSIVIPHLRKAVEALEELREMERNGKTVSL, encoded by the coding sequence ATGATAGAAGAATTTGTCAATTACCGCGAAAGGCTGAACAAGTTGATAAACGAAAAAGGCAATTTGCACACCAAAAGATTTTTCAACTTGGACTCGCAAGTTTATGCGGACGGAGCTTTGAGTGCAAAGACCAAGGAAATGCTAGGTTTAGTTGCATCGATGGTTTTAAGATGCAACGACTGCATACTTTATCATCTTATAAGGCTTGTTCAGCTTGGTGCAACTGATGATGAACTTTTTGAAGCTTTCAACGTTGCTTTGGTTGTTGGCGGATCTATTGTGATACCGCATTTGAGAAAAGCAGTGGAAGCCCTCGAGGAATTGAGGGAGATGGAGAGAAATGGCAAAACTGTTTCTCTTTGA
- the polA gene encoding DNA polymerase I: MAKLFLFDGTGLTYRAYYALDQSLSTSTGIPTNATYGVMRMMIKFLKENVKIGDCVAFVMDKKTKTYRHEILATYKAQRKPAPDAMIQQIPYIQRAVEALGVKVLAYEGCEADDVIATLAKKGRDIFDEVIIVSGDKDVLQLVDDKIKVFRPTKGISELELFDAKKVKERFGVEPSQIVDLLALIGDSVDNVPGVKGIGEKTAVELVTKYGSIENIKQKIDPNSKVGKLILSNWEDAEKSKKLVTLMTDLDLKVNWEELIYQGFKKEELAEFLKEMEFASIMKELGIYKTQEEEEGSYQSVTSEEKFLELVEKIKKSQYFVIDLETDSLSPLDAKIVGFSVSLPSKVSYYVPIAHKQGPNIRKELAFEKLKEILEDKSAKVVGQNLKYDYSVLRMHGINPVTPHFDVMIAAYLLNPDEKRFSLDELALKFLNYKMISFEEIVKSSSPLFGPTTFADVSVEDATRYSAEDADVTRKLYELFIVKLHEQDLTDVMEKIEVPLIPVLVEMELNGVYIDVDYLRSLSSKYATKMNQLADEIFRLAGEVFNINSPKQIGYILFEKLKIKPKKRTPTGEFSTRADVLEDLIDEHPIVPLILEYRKYQKLKSTYLDVLPQLVHPKTKRVHTSFHQTGTATGRLSSSDPNLQNLPTRHEEGKEIRKAIVPQEKGWWILSADYSQIELRVLAHLSSDERLVQAFLNDEDIHALTASKIFKVDLKEVTPQMRSIGKLVNFSVIYGVSPYGLAQRTGLSYEEAQRFIKEYFELYPQVRSYIEKTINFAREKGYVRTLFGRKREVPQLRSKDNYVRQEGERIAINTPVQGTAADIMKLAMIDVYKKIKENNLKAKMILQVHDELVFEVPEDELEKVKEIVKTSMENVVKLLVPLKVEIEVGQSWE; the protein is encoded by the coding sequence ATGGCAAAACTGTTTCTCTTTGATGGTACAGGTTTAACTTATCGAGCATATTACGCTTTGGATCAATCTTTGAGCACAAGTACGGGCATCCCAACCAATGCCACTTACGGCGTTATGAGAATGATGATAAAGTTTCTGAAGGAAAACGTCAAAATAGGCGATTGCGTCGCCTTTGTGATGGATAAGAAAACGAAAACTTACAGGCATGAGATTCTTGCAACGTACAAGGCGCAGAGAAAACCTGCTCCAGACGCGATGATCCAGCAGATTCCGTACATTCAACGGGCCGTTGAAGCTCTTGGGGTTAAGGTTTTGGCTTACGAAGGATGTGAAGCAGACGATGTGATAGCAACTTTGGCTAAGAAGGGAAGAGATATTTTTGATGAAGTGATTATCGTCTCGGGTGACAAGGATGTATTGCAGCTCGTCGATGATAAAATAAAAGTTTTCAGGCCTACTAAAGGCATCTCTGAGCTAGAACTTTTCGATGCAAAAAAGGTTAAGGAAAGATTTGGCGTTGAACCATCTCAAATAGTCGACTTATTGGCTTTGATAGGAGACAGCGTCGACAACGTTCCAGGTGTTAAAGGAATAGGTGAGAAAACTGCGGTTGAATTGGTAACTAAATATGGAAGCATCGAAAATATAAAGCAAAAGATAGATCCAAACAGCAAGGTCGGAAAACTGATTCTTTCAAATTGGGAAGATGCCGAAAAAAGCAAAAAATTGGTTACATTGATGACCGATCTAGATCTGAAGGTGAACTGGGAGGAATTAATTTATCAAGGTTTCAAGAAGGAAGAACTTGCAGAATTTCTGAAAGAAATGGAATTTGCAAGCATAATGAAAGAACTTGGAATTTACAAAACGCAAGAAGAAGAAGAGGGTTCTTATCAAAGCGTGACAAGCGAAGAAAAGTTTTTGGAATTGGTTGAGAAAATAAAGAAGAGTCAATACTTTGTCATCGATCTTGAAACCGATTCTTTATCGCCTTTGGATGCAAAAATAGTTGGATTTTCTGTTTCCCTTCCATCTAAAGTTAGCTACTACGTTCCGATAGCGCATAAGCAAGGACCGAACATCAGGAAAGAATTGGCTTTTGAAAAACTGAAGGAAATTTTGGAGGATAAATCCGCAAAAGTCGTTGGACAGAATTTGAAGTACGACTACAGTGTTTTGAGAATGCACGGGATAAATCCTGTCACACCACACTTTGATGTTATGATCGCCGCTTACCTTTTAAATCCTGACGAAAAGAGGTTCAGCTTGGATGAACTTGCCCTAAAGTTTTTGAACTACAAGATGATAAGTTTTGAAGAAATAGTGAAAAGTTCATCTCCGCTTTTTGGTCCAACTACTTTTGCCGATGTTTCTGTGGAGGACGCAACTAGATACTCAGCCGAGGACGCAGATGTTACAAGAAAGCTTTATGAGCTTTTCATAGTCAAACTTCACGAACAAGATTTAACCGATGTTATGGAGAAAATTGAAGTACCCTTGATACCGGTTTTGGTTGAGATGGAGCTAAATGGTGTTTACATAGATGTTGACTATTTGAGATCTTTGTCGAGTAAATATGCGACGAAGATGAATCAATTGGCGGATGAAATATTCCGCTTGGCTGGAGAAGTTTTCAACATAAACTCTCCAAAGCAAATAGGGTACATTCTTTTTGAAAAACTCAAGATAAAGCCAAAAAAGCGAACACCCACCGGGGAATTTTCCACAAGAGCCGATGTACTGGAAGATTTGATCGATGAACATCCGATTGTGCCTTTGATTTTGGAATACAGAAAATATCAAAAACTCAAGTCGACTTATTTAGATGTGCTACCACAGCTTGTTCATCCTAAAACAAAAAGGGTGCACACAAGTTTTCATCAAACGGGAACTGCCACAGGAAGACTTAGCAGCAGTGACCCCAATCTTCAAAATCTTCCCACAAGGCATGAAGAGGGAAAGGAAATAAGAAAGGCAATCGTTCCACAGGAAAAAGGTTGGTGGATATTGAGCGCCGATTATTCACAAATAGAATTGAGAGTTTTAGCACATCTAAGCTCGGATGAACGTCTTGTTCAAGCGTTTTTGAACGACGAAGACATACATGCTCTGACTGCTTCAAAGATTTTCAAGGTGGATTTAAAAGAGGTAACACCTCAGATGAGATCGATTGGAAAACTTGTGAACTTTTCGGTCATCTACGGTGTGTCACCGTATGGTTTGGCGCAGAGAACAGGTTTAAGCTACGAAGAAGCGCAGAGGTTCATAAAAGAGTACTTCGAGCTCTATCCACAAGTTAGAAGTTACATTGAAAAAACGATAAACTTTGCCAGAGAAAAAGGATACGTTAGAACACTTTTTGGTAGAAAGAGAGAAGTACCACAGCTTAGATCGAAAGATAATTACGTAAGGCAAGAAGGTGAAAGGATAGCGATTAACACACCTGTCCAAGGAACAGCTGCCGATATAATGAAACTTGCGATGATAGATGTTTATAAAAAAATTAAAGAGAATAATCTCAAGGCAAAGATGATTCTGCAGGTTCACGATGAACTGGTCTTTGAAGTCCCAGAGGATGAACTTGAAAAGGTAAAAGAAATCGTCAAAACAAGTATGGAAAATGTGGTAAAATTACTAGTACCACTGAAAGTGGAAATCGAAGTTGGTCAAAGTTGGGAATAG
- a CDS encoding chemotaxis protein CheX produces MDVRVINALLNAIVSTFEFLLGVKPKVGRPNVLKEIRPKYNLVTIIGFVGSAEGSLIYSFKPELALKVVSKMMGNTYETVDEFVMSAVGEIGNMIAGSMAVNLEKIGVKITISPPTVVAGKELKVTVEGFVVGLPVGVFEEEDSEIVISSKGSILIMPKHE; encoded by the coding sequence ATGGACGTAAGAGTTATCAATGCGTTGTTAAATGCAATTGTTAGCACTTTTGAATTTTTGCTTGGAGTGAAGCCAAAAGTCGGTAGACCAAATGTGCTGAAAGAGATTCGACCAAAATACAACTTGGTTACGATAATAGGTTTTGTTGGAAGCGCTGAAGGAAGTTTGATTTATTCCTTTAAACCAGAGCTCGCTTTAAAGGTAGTCTCAAAGATGATGGGTAACACATACGAAACTGTCGATGAATTTGTCATGAGTGCGGTTGGAGAAATAGGTAACATGATAGCAGGTTCTATGGCTGTGAATTTGGAAAAAATAGGTGTGAAGATAACCATAAGTCCTCCCACGGTTGTTGCGGGTAAAGAGTTAAAAGTGACAGTTGAAGGCTTTGTGGTGGGATTACCAGTGGGTGTATTTGAAGAAGAGGATTCTGAAATTGTCATTTCTTCAAAGGGATCCATTTTGATAATGCCAAAACATGAGTAG
- a CDS encoding AtpZ/AtpI family protein, which produces MSRFAIFFQFGVTVVSNILVGTVLGYYIDKWTFNNKVLFVVFIFLGIASGLYNGFKFLLKEAEKYDKRDKKDDKSDNPFRTD; this is translated from the coding sequence ATGAGTAGGTTTGCCATCTTCTTTCAATTTGGGGTAACGGTTGTTTCAAATATCCTGGTAGGGACCGTTCTTGGTTATTACATCGATAAGTGGACTTTCAACAACAAAGTTCTTTTTGTTGTTTTCATATTCCTGGGGATTGCGTCAGGCCTGTACAACGGCTTTAAATTTTTGCTGAAGGAAGCTGAAAAGTATGACAAGCGCGATAAAAAAGATGATAAAAGTGATAATCCTTTTAGGACTGATTGA
- a CDS encoding ATP synthase subunit I, whose product MTSAIKKMIKVIILLGLIEIGLFLVFFGGKAAICVILGLFASLVNLLLLWRDVRKCVVKRKPMLVSGYLIRYTISGVTLALASLISIPGVFGAFVGLMNEKFAAFLSWR is encoded by the coding sequence ATGACAAGCGCGATAAAAAAGATGATAAAAGTGATAATCCTTTTAGGACTGATTGAAATAGGTTTATTCTTAGTTTTCTTTGGTGGAAAAGCCGCCATATGTGTTATCTTAGGCTTATTTGCTTCGTTAGTCAACCTGCTACTTCTTTGGCGTGATGTTAGAAAATGTGTTGTCAAAAGAAAGCCAATGCTTGTATCAGGATATTTGATTCGCTATACTATAAGTGGCGTAACTTTAGCATTGGCTAGTTTGATATCAATTCCGGGTGTCTTTGGGGCATTCGTTGGATTGATGAACGAAAAGTTTGCGGCCTTTTTATCCTGGAGGTGA
- the atpB gene encoding F0F1 ATP synthase subunit A produces the protein MKIKLSRRAKIGLTIFLVVYLAIGIPNAIILSKQSMSEAFKNVANRWIVQLPFGQSAFLRINPLTLIMTWMIMIFLAWFAFSLRKPKLIPDRKQAAVEALFEYIYDMVETAIPDQRFIRPTFYVACTIFIFVAFSNILGGAIPGITVEANSQGQVIKVVLFSDTWFSPTADINTNATLAVMVFFISQIFGIKAKGIKGWLKSWFEPLPFMFPMNVIGELSKPISHSLRLFGNIAGGALLTYLLSYMVKYLFMPIVFWGFFGLFVGLIQALVFTVLAIAYIASAIS, from the coding sequence GTGAAAATAAAGCTCTCGAGAAGAGCAAAGATTGGTTTGACAATCTTTCTTGTCGTTTACCTTGCGATAGGAATACCAAACGCAATAATACTTTCCAAACAAAGTATGTCTGAAGCCTTTAAAAATGTTGCCAATCGATGGATTGTTCAACTTCCTTTTGGACAAAGTGCTTTTTTACGAATTAATCCTTTAACTTTGATCATGACATGGATGATAATGATATTCCTTGCGTGGTTTGCCTTTTCTCTTAGAAAACCAAAACTTATTCCTGATAGGAAACAAGCCGCTGTTGAAGCTTTGTTTGAATACATTTATGATATGGTTGAAACTGCCATACCAGATCAAAGATTTATCAGACCAACTTTTTACGTTGCCTGTACGATATTCATCTTTGTTGCGTTTTCAAACATTTTGGGTGGTGCAATTCCAGGTATAACTGTTGAAGCGAACTCCCAGGGTCAAGTTATAAAGGTTGTTTTGTTTTCAGATACCTGGTTTTCTCCGACGGCAGATATAAACACAAATGCTACATTAGCTGTCATGGTTTTCTTCATAAGTCAGATTTTTGGAATAAAAGCGAAAGGAATCAAAGGTTGGTTGAAGTCATGGTTTGAACCTCTTCCTTTCATGTTTCCAATGAATGTGATTGGTGAGCTTTCAAAACCAATATCCCATTCTTTAAGGCTTTTTGGAAACATAGCAGGCGGAGCATTGTTGACTTATCTTTTAAGCTACATGGTCAAGTATCTTTTCATGCCAATTGTTTTTTGGGGATTCTTTGGCTTGTTTGTCGGTTTGATTCAAGCTTTGGTTTTTACTGTGCTTGCAATAGCTTATATTGCGTCAGCCATATCTTAA
- a CDS encoding F0F1 ATP synthase subunit C has translation MENGPTIAEALIQMGKFIGAGICMGFGAIGPGIGEGHVGRGAMEAMAKQPELMGTLTTRMLLSQAVCETTGLYSLLISILILFVL, from the coding sequence ATGGAAAATGGTCCAACGATTGCTGAAGCTTTAATTCAAATGGGAAAATTCATAGGAGCAGGTATTTGTATGGGATTTGGTGCCATTGGGCCAGGTATAGGTGAAGGTCACGTTGGACGTGGAGCAATGGAGGCCATGGCAAAGCAACCTGAACTCATGGGTACTTTAACAACGAGAATGCTTCTCTCGCAAGCTGTTTGTGAAACAACAGGTTTGTACTCCTTGTTGATCTCAATTTTGATACTTTTCGTTCTATAA
- the atpE gene encoding ATP synthase F0 subunit C: MQSTPKFTESLVWLGRFLGAGICIGAGALGPAIGAGHVGDGTMEAMARQPELVGTMTIRMLLAQAVCGTTGLYSLLITLLILFAI, from the coding sequence ATTCAAAGCACCCCAAAGTTCACAGAATCACTGGTGTGGCTTGGAAGATTTCTAGGAGCGGGTATTTGCATAGGAGCAGGGGCATTAGGTCCTGCGATAGGAGCAGGACACGTTGGTGATGGAACTATGGAAGCTATGGCAAGGCAACCTGAATTGGTTGGGACGATGACGATACGAATGTTGCTTGCTCAAGCTGTTTGTGGAACAACGGGGCTTTATTCGTTGTTGATAACGTTGTTGATTTTGTTTGCAATTTGA
- the atpF gene encoding F0F1 ATP synthase subunit B gives MGFVEINLTSLIQLINFCVLLVLLYKLLYKPLMNVVDKRREKVQFELAQAERERQEALALKKEAENILVEARKQAEQIVENARQKAEQMINQAKSQAKEEAERIIGAAKVQIEKEKQQVLEEIERRATEIAVVLAMKILQNVLDEKAKREYLINILQRENLK, from the coding sequence GTGGGCTTTGTCGAAATTAATTTGACGAGTTTGATTCAATTGATCAACTTTTGCGTATTGTTGGTCCTACTTTACAAATTGCTCTACAAGCCACTTATGAACGTGGTTGATAAAAGACGCGAAAAAGTTCAATTTGAGCTTGCACAAGCAGAAAGAGAAAGACAAGAAGCTTTGGCTTTGAAAAAAGAAGCTGAAAATATCTTGGTGGAAGCAAGAAAGCAAGCCGAGCAAATCGTTGAGAATGCAAGGCAAAAAGCAGAGCAAATGATAAATCAAGCAAAGAGCCAAGCTAAAGAGGAGGCTGAAAGGATCATAGGCGCTGCAAAGGTTCAAATTGAAAAAGAAAAACAACAAGTTTTGGAGGAAATTGAAAGAAGAGCAACCGAGATTGCCGTTGTTTTGGCAATGAAAATACTTCAAAATGTTTTAGATGAGAAAGCCAAAAGAGAATATTTGATCAACATCCTCCAGAGGGAGAACTTAAAATGA
- a CDS encoding F0F1 ATP synthase subunit delta, with protein sequence MRYVQIAPRYSRALLMVAQELGKVEEYRKLLVVASEVYKKLKDALDNPTISAEKRCEKLVKVLESMGFSVDKPFKNFLTILFEKKRQKAFPLIVRYFELMEIEFQMKVPVVLVMPYEPSDEELKVLKAFVQRYTKREPVFDLKIDQSLIAGSILEFEGKKLDISVTGRLKRIIQGVLEKR encoded by the coding sequence ATGAGGTACGTACAAATCGCACCAAGGTATTCAAGGGCTTTACTGATGGTTGCACAAGAACTTGGAAAGGTTGAAGAGTATCGAAAACTTTTAGTCGTCGCAAGCGAAGTTTACAAAAAACTCAAAGATGCTTTGGACAATCCAACCATTTCTGCGGAAAAAAGGTGTGAAAAACTTGTCAAAGTTTTAGAATCAATGGGTTTTTCCGTTGACAAACCTTTTAAGAATTTCTTAACGATTTTGTTTGAGAAGAAAAGGCAGAAGGCCTTTCCGTTGATAGTCAGATACTTTGAATTGATGGAGATAGAGTTCCAAATGAAAGTACCTGTCGTGCTTGTGATGCCTTACGAACCAAGTGATGAAGAACTCAAGGTTTTAAAAGCGTTTGTTCAAAGATATACCAAACGCGAACCAGTGTTTGATTTGAAAATAGATCAAAGTTTGATTGCAGGATCGATTTTGGAGTTCGAAGGAAAAAAATTGGATATTTCTGTTACTGGAAGGTTAAAGAGAATAATCCAAGGAGTTTTGGAAAAGAGGTGA